The nucleotide window TCTTGTCATCGGACTTGGCGGAGCTATTCTTAAGCTTCCATTTAAAGATATTCAAATTCAAGGAATGGCTTTAGCTGCTATCTTAGGGGTAGTGTTAAACCTTATTCTTCCTGGTAGACAACCGGTAAGTGATAATATGTTTGAAGAGGAAGTAAACGAAAACCAAAAAACTGCATAATGAGGAAACCTTTTAACTTAGTCCAGAGAGGCTTAGAAGGGTGTTAAGCTTGAACCATCCTGTTTGTGTGATGGTTTAGGCTGGAATCAATGCACCCTGAATGTTGTTCAGGGTGCCTTTTTTATGCAAAAACGGGAGGCGGAAAAGGATGATACATCATTTACTGACCACAAATGAATTGAAGATAGAGGAAATTTATCAACTACTTGAGGATTCTAGAAGATTTTCTGAAGGGATGGTCTGGAGGCCGGAACAGCAAATGTATGCAGCCAACCTCTTTTTTGAAGCAAGCACAAGGACAAAATGCAGTTTTGAAGTAGCGGAAAGAAGATTAGGCTTTGGGGTAATCCCTTTTGAAGTAGAAACCTCTAGTGTCCAAAAAGGGGAGACACTTTACGATACTGTCAAAACCTTGGAATCGATTGGAGTAAATACGATCGTTATTCGCCATAAGCAGGATCGGTATTTTGACAATCTTGTTGGAAGAGTGAATATCCCGATTTTGAACGGCGGGGATGGCTGCGGGCATCACCCGACGCAGTCGCTCCTTGACCTATTAACCATTCAGCAAGAGTTTGGACAATTTGAAGGCCTGAAAATTGCAATAATTGGGGATATCAGCCATAGCAGAGTGGCACGTTCT belongs to Neobacillus sp. OS1-2 and includes:
- a CDS encoding aspartate carbamoyltransferase catalytic subunit gives rise to the protein MHHLLTTNELKIEEIYQLLEDSRRFSEGMVWRPEQQMYAANLFFEASTRTKCSFEVAERRLGFGVIPFEVETSSVQKGETLYDTVKTLESIGVNTIVIRHKQDRYFDNLVGRVNIPILNGGDGCGHHPTQSLLDLLTIQQEFGQFEGLKIAIIGDISHSRVARSNADALTRLGAEVIFSGPEEWFDYHSLNSTKFRPIDEAIREADVVMLLRVQHERHQRKGSFTASEYHRQYGLTLERERQMKPNSIIMHPAPVNRNVEIADSLVECGRSRIFKQMENGVFVRMAALKRSIESLLGGNQYETTYSERKIHSI